The Piliocolobus tephrosceles isolate RC106 chromosome 2, ASM277652v3, whole genome shotgun sequence genome window below encodes:
- the LSM3 gene encoding U6 snRNA-associated Sm-like protein LSm3: MADDVDQQQTTNTVEEPLDLIRLSLDERIYVKMRNDRELRGRLHAYDQHLNMILGDVEETVTTIEIDEETYEEIYKSTKRNIPMLFVRGDGVVLVAPPLRVG; the protein is encoded by the exons CAACAAACTACCAACACTGTAGAGGAGCCCCTGGATCTTATCAGGCTCAGCCTAGATGAGCGAATTTATGTGAAGATGAGAAATGACCGAGAGCTTCGAGGCAGATTACAT GCTTATGATCAACATTTAAATATGATCTTGGGAGACGTGGAAGAAACTGTGACTACTATAGAAATTGATGAAGAAACATATGAAGAGATATATAAA tcAACAAAACGGAATATTCCAATGCTCTTTGTCCGGGGAGATGGCGTTGTCCTGGTTGCCCCTCCACTGAGAGTTGGCTGA